A window of Phaseolus vulgaris cultivar G19833 chromosome 4, P. vulgaris v2.0, whole genome shotgun sequence genomic DNA:
GGCTATTATCTTAATCTCATGTTACACTATCATCCTGACTTTAAAGTTGATTATGAGGTGATACGTGGACTATATGAATGTATGGAGAGGTTGGTGAGAGACCTTGGTGTGATGGGTAAAATTGATCTTCAATTATAGAGTTCAAGACCAAGTCTCGATTGTATGGTACTCCCTTAGCTCAGCTTAGACTCAAAACCAAAACTCTATCACAATGGTGGGAATCATATGGTGAAACCATCCAGAGCTACAAAGATTTGCAATTAGAGTATTGAGTTTGACTTGTAGTTCACCTGGCTGTGAGCGTAATTGGAGTACTTTTGAAAGggtaataatttaaattattgaaagtgatttcataattattttttagatgaTCATATGATGTGTTAActagttttataattatttaggtACACATTAAGAAAAGAAATCGTTTACACCAAATGACTATGAATGATGTGGTGTTTGTGATGACTAATTCAAGATTGACGAAGAAGAAAGATGTTAGGAAAACAAAAGAATATACTATTGATGATCTTTCTTCTAATGATGAATGGACTGTGGAGGAAAATGAAACATTATATGGTTTAGATGAAGACATATTACTTGAAGTTGAAGAAGATGATACTAGTAGAGGAGCAACAAATGATTTGGAGGTTCCTCCAATTGATGATAATTTGGAAGTTCCTCCAATTGATgataatgaaaatgaagatcTTTTGGAGGACCAAGATGATTATCCTATGATTAATGTGAATGATTTAGTTAGATAGTTTATTTGTATTAAACATTATGTTGAatgtaattttaattatgttatgtatttagaccatttaattatgttatatatttgaACCATTTCATGAATTATGagtctatttttaattatcttatgTATAGTAACTCGAATAGTAAATCTTCCGAGTCGAGTTACGATCCCCGAGTTACGAGTTTTTTTCCCTCTCCAATCCACCAACGAGTTACTATTTTTAACAACATTGATCATTAGACCTTCTACTATCCCTCATGTTAGTACATAATCGTATACACATAAGCAAACTTGCTACATGGTTCAAATTCAAGGTGTGGAAGCACCTAACCACATTGACTATGAAAACCAGaaggaaaaaattatattcGCCCTACTTTTCCCGCTTTTCATTTACTTATCAAACATAATAAAAGGCAAACAACTACCCTCACACATAGTTGTTAATCTCAAGGTCAAACCTAGTACCATAAGTTAATTAGAAGATCTACCTAAACTACAAAATTCAAACATACCCACCCGGTATACgcataacataaataataagaatatcCTTAAAACCACAATAACTAGCATTTACTTGAACTCAAATTAAAATTGCGCAAATGATAATAACAACTTTCTTCACGATTTACATTACTAATTCTCACCAAAAAAAGTCCCATTCAAATTCGGAGAAAACCTAAGTTGAAACCCTCAACGGTCTTTTTACATTGTTCTctaatcaaaatcaaatttgGAGTAAACTTAAGTTGAAACCCTTTCACTGTCTTCGCTACTATGCATAAGAAAAACTCTAATTTTAATAGAAGATCTAAACCAAAATCACATAATAGACTACATTTCAGTTTTGTTCAAGGTTTTAGAAAACAGTCTACCACCACGATTTCAGCAACAACCATGCGGTTATTTGGGCTTTGCAACCACAATTGTAGTTGCATTGGCTTGAGTCGCACATGCCCCAAGTATCAAGGATCACAATGAAACCATGGTAGAAACTGCAATTTAAAACCTTTGTTTAGTCCTACAAATTAACTCTATCATTGTTAAATATTACTATCATTACTGGAAACATCAGAGCTGGGGTGGCCTGAGACCACAATTGTGTTAAGTAATCAAAACAATAGTTATCAGGACAAATCTGTCTTCCGCAATTTTGTTAAGTGATCAAATCAATAGTTATCACGATAAAAATCAGTTACCAACACACTATCATATTAACGGCAAAATTAAAACtgtataaaaataatgaatactAAAAGCAATTATTAAGAAAGGTATCATCGCATATTAGATTAGACGAATAAATCACCTGCATATTCAAACACAAACTCCCCTTTCGCGATTAACTGATCCGCGTGCAACCCCCATCCTTTCCTCCTATGCCTCACAATCTTCACCCTCACCGCCACCCCATTCCGTGTCAACCGGTTCCCGCACTCGGGCCCACACCGGCACCCGGACCCGCACTCTCTGCCAACGTCATCCAGCCCATCCAGGCCAGCACAAGGGCACTCAGCGTCCGCACATGCCTCGCACTCGCAGCCCGACACGGCCCGGCCTGCGCCATCGACGAAGCCCACTGACTCCGCGCGAAGAAGGTGACACTTCGCGGAGGGGGAAACTGCCGACGAGCCCCAGGGCTGGCGCAGGAGGGGGAGTGGCGCGGGGAGGACGAGGGAGCGCGTGTAGAAGAAGGGCGCGTATGGGTGGGAATCAACTGCGTTAAGGAACGGAATCGGAAGGGTCTCGAAGGTTCTGGAAGCGTCGGAAGCGCGACGGAAGGTGATGGAGCGTGAGAGCTTGAGGATAGGTTTGCAGGTGAGGGAGACGTTGGCAAGTTCTGAAGGGTTAAGGTAGGGTAGCACGAGCTCTGCGCATTGAAGCAGAGGAGGCTCTCTCGCGTTGCAGCGCTTCGGGGGAACACTTTCTTCCGCTGTTAACATTTGTCCAAAGGAATGGAAATAAAAGTGAATTCGTTCATCGACTCTGCGATTAAGATTCTCTtgcatatatgttttattttggactaaattcaaatttttgttttttatatttttttggtaTTATGTCGCACCATTCTCTTCTTGATATCTATGATAACCCTgataaatagataaattttttcttttagtcATTACTTagttaaaagatatttttgtcATTAGGTTGAGTTGTGTTTTGATTTAGGGtttaagatttatttttattggtaGTGTTGTCATTGTGTATAgtgattattgttatttttttatttgattgatAGTATAAGTGGTTATGTTTGGAACTTAAATCTATTTCTactcaaacaaattttaattacttttatacATTCACAATTAAAAGTAAGTAAGTAGAAGCAATTAAGAACTTCTAAAAACACTAAGAACATGTGACTCAATCAAGAAGagtaaaaacaaaaatggaCATAAAAACATTCAAAAACGAAAAAGAAGtgttaatgaataaaaatgccgaaaagtaaagacaagaaagtaaaggCTGAATTTAAATTTGCTTTAATGTAACGGCAAGAATTTAAATTTGCTTGAATGTAAAGGCAAGAAAAGTAAATtgccaaatcaactcaaaaCAAATATGCTCAAAAAACcaaagctctgataccacattatgtgagttgattttagatttagccattttagatgtgacactttacttaggatTGAggattttatcaattatatggtgagaacccaaagaagatctccaccagacacgaacttaactaagtggttaagtaagtgtgaaggttcacttctagagggcaaaggaaaaatacaagtatatggtgattgatgatgaaggGCGGAAATTAAATGAACATGGAAGGAAACATAAGAGCATGTTAGAAACCAAATTGACAATGGAGGAAAAACAATAACATAAGAAAACAAAGATACATGG
This region includes:
- the LOC137837285 gene encoding histone-lysine N-methyltransferase SUVR3 — translated: MQENLNRRVDERIHFYFHSFGQMLTAEESVPPKRCNAREPPLLQCAELVLPYLNPSELANVSLTCKPILKLSRSITFRRASDASRTFETLPIPFLNAVDSHPYAPFFYTRSLVLPAPLPLLRQPWGSSAVSPSAKCHLLRAESVGFVDGAGRAVSGCECEACADAECPCAGLDGLDDVGRECGSGCRCGPECGNRLTRNGVAVRVKIVRHRRKGWGLHADQLIAKGEFVFEYAGELLTTKEAQRRHQYYDELALQGRFSSALLVVREHLPSGKACLRLNIDATRIGNIARFVNHSCDGGNLSTKLVRSSGALFPRLCFFASKDIPVDEELTFSYGEIRKRSKGLPCFCNSPSCVGTLPSEDT